The genomic window AcccaaaggcagaaaaaaagagtactAAAGGGAGTGAGAAACAATCACTGAGATCCTTTGGTACTTCTGGATTTCCCAGAGCTGGCAAAAAATCCCCATTTTGATACCTGGAGCATTTAACATTCTTCCTTCTCATGTCTTTTCCCTTGTTTCACTTCCTCTCCACTTCTCCAGTTTAAGAACTACTTGAGGTCAGATCCTGAGAGGCAGAGACCAAGGTGAGTTCACTAAAGAGGTACCAGATGTAGGCATGAGGCAGCTGCTGGGCCAAGGACAGGAGCTGATGCTGGGACTGCGCTCAGAGAACTTTGTCAAGGGACGACTGCAGCAGTGGGTGCACACCCAGGAGTGCAGATAGAGAGGCAATCTCtgttggcagcagctgctgagacTTCAGGAGGGGAAAGCATAGATTAAAGCAGTCTTCATCCGTTCTTATTTACAGTGTTACCAAGCAATCAATTTGGCATTAAACATGTGTATTAATGCATGTATTAAATCTatgaaacaggaagaaagacACTTGGATTTTATCTACAGTCAGTGCCAGATCTGCTTCATCGCTGAACTTCATTTTATGACTCTCAGTTTTTCACAGAGTcaatattaaataaaagaagACTAATGTCCTGTGCTAGATATAAGCTATGAAATGTTCATGCCTGAGGAGTTATGGTGAGGCTCTTGTCTTCTGTAGGGTTGTGTCCATAAGTCAGCAATATGCTGACATGCCTTAGCACACTGTCCTAGGTATGGTGGTGTGTATCATGAAAAGGCACTGTGAGAGAAAGCACAGCCACAGTAATATGGTTGCACAGATATTTACCCTTAGTCCACTGAGGTAGATGGGCATTTCAGAGGAAAGCCTGTCCCTTTTCCGGACCATTGCTGCCATGTCAATAGGTAAACTGTAGTCTTTCTTTAGGGGCTTAATTATAATTCCCTCTgtgaagggaaattaaaaagcaatgtcTTAGTAGAAGAAAACATTTACTAACATTGCAAAACAGGATTGATAGAATACAATTCCCCATTTCAGTTGTcctcctgtgggtttttttcacccaaAACCCTCTAAGAACAACCAGTGATTTTTACTGTGAGACAATTTTTGTTTCCAGGAAACAATATATGTTGATGACACAGAAGACATTTAGCTTGTTGAGTTTGGCATGGCATGTGTGCTCCTGTCCCTCAAGCACAATGTGATTGCTTTCACGCTTTTTAAAGTAACAATACAATATGACCTTACAGAACTTACAGCTGTATCGATTGGTTTGAAACCAAAGTAAAAATAGTGTGGCAGAAATCATTAACACTACTCTCAGAGGCAGTCCATAATACTGGACATAGTAAGCTTATGTCtggcaaaaaaaattgaactaGTACCATACATTTGGAAAACTCTTCACTATTATGTACTTCTGCCAGGTGtgagatttattatttttagcatCTCTCATCAAGCCTGTCTAATGTGATATAACCACAACCACATGAAGGCAGAGCCTCACTATTTAGAGAAAGGCTGCATAGGTCCCTGTTGTGtttatacaatatatatattatatatatatttatatatataatagcATCTGGGCCAGAGTAAATGAAATTGTGTACAGGACATATTTCAGGTGGCAACTATACCAATTTGATTAAGCTTTCCTCCATTTGttaataaaccaaaacaaacagtaCACACACACTCCTCCCCAACAAACCCTACTCTGAGTGTAGGGTTTTCTACTGGATTTTCTTAGAAAGCATTTCAGAATCTGTAGAATAGAACTTCAATTGTTTGAAACACTCACAGCTCCCTTGAAGGCAGCAGAGCTTCTCAGTAGTTGAAGACTTAGCGTCAGGCTTATACaaaacatagaatcacagaatcaattaggttggaaaagacccctgagatcatcaaatccaacctcTGATTGAACACCACTGCgccaactagaccatggcactaagtgccacatccagtgtttccttaaacacctccagcgatggtgactccaccacctccctgggcagtcctTTCCAATGACATCCtgtctgtgaagaaattcctcatAATGTCCAAAACATATACCCATTCAAACATGTATCCAGCAGTTGGGTGCCTGGAGTGGCCTCACCTGACACCTGCAGGGGTGTCATTTTCAGTACCTCCTGGCTCTGAGTTTTCACCACCTGCATCTTACCAGTGTTCAGCTACTCATCCCTAAAAAGCACCAGCAACTGGCAGGGTTTGGGGCACCCCTGGCTCTCTGTAGTGTCCTTCTCACCCACCACATCTACAGGTCTGTCTATTCCTAAAACCACCAATACATGActctgcaggacacagcagtTCTGTATCAGTTTAATCTCCTTTACAGACATTCAATTAAACACAGCTGATGCAGATCAATAACTTCTATCTGCATGTCAGGCCTGGGAAAACTGAATcaaaaagaaactaaacaaCTACCTACTCTCTCCCCACATCAGCCCTACAAATGTAATTGTAGGAAGTCTGTTTTCTATCACTTCTCTGGCAGAGATGTGTCCCTCAGTGCCCTGAAAGTGCTCCCTCATCAATTCATGACAAATGTGCCCAAGAAaccagcagaaaattaaaagatggGCAATAAAGCTTCTTGTCTGCAAGCTGAAATTTGACAGAACTGGGCTAGAAATGGTTGCTGTCACACTCAAATTAATTCAAACATCTGATAAAGCTTGGAGCACCCATGGGTCAAACCCCGTATCTGAGTCCTCTTTCCACAAAAGGCTTGGTCTTTGATTTTTGAGGGTCCTGCCCAGAAACTGCAACCAGATCAAGGCCTGAGTTTTTGAGGCTGTGAATGGTTCCAGTTCCTTTTAGTGCCAGTGAACTCTAAGAGGACCCAGCAACTTTACTTTTGAAAAGCTCATTTGGGTGCCAAAGCTTAGATACTCAAAACCAGGAATAATAGGaaatcctgcagctgctgcctccagaaAAGCAAGTTTGTGACAGTGTGATTCTCCTGCACATAAGAGGAAAGACACGGGATTCTGGGCATGGTCCTTCACTCTGCACCACTCTTGGGAGAGTCTctgtggcagaaaaaaaatctactttgtGTGCTTTGCTTTAATATTTAGTACTCAACAAAgaccttttgtttttcaggccCAGCTTTCCTCCTTCCATGCAACACGACTTCATGATTCTGCCAAAGGCTCATCTTCAGGCCATCTCAAGGGCTCCAAGGAATTTCAAGAAGACCAAGATGTCAAATGCCACTGCCACAGGAAGGCAAGCAGAACAGCTTCAGCAGACAGCTCAGGCCCAGACACAAGATCAAATTCCATTCAGGAATTTGCAGAGTCCTTTGAAAAGCAATTGCATCTCAAAAGCAAGCGCTCAGTTTCTTTGGTAGGTGACAAGCAACTTAATATCACTACCTAAGAAAAAGCCCAATCAACCAACAAGTGAGCCAGCTTTATCCTTTGTGTAATAGCTGTGACTTTGCTGGAGAAAGTGCAGAAATTAACTTGAACTAGAATTTCTCACATTATGTCGTCTCAAATTactacagcagcacaaacaagGTTGAAGTTATATCAATAATGTGAGGATTCTTGATGTAGTGTTGCCATCTAGGCTTATTCAGAAACATTTATCCTCAAAATGAGGTACTGCACTGGCTGTGGCAATATTTTCAGAGGTTTCTGTGGCTGTGACAACAAAACATGACAATATAAACCCAGATTTGCTTCACTTTTGCCATGAGACCCAGCTCACTTCCTCACTGCTGCCTACCTGGTTTAACCTATATGGTATTATCTGTAAGACTGCCAGACACTGCAGTGTTTGAGAGGCTTCTCTTTTACCCCTTGGGACTCCATtcatctgctttctgcagtgtcACCACACTGCTACAGCAGCAACTATTGCTATAAGTGGCTGAACTGAACATAATTTCACTGTAAGGGCATGCTGGCAGCAGGGGATTCTCCCCccatttcattcttttctccaTCATTCTGTCCTGAGACAAGACCATTTTTTGTATGGTTTGTGTTGAGGAAGTAGCCAATAACAACATTTTGTCTACAACACTTTAACACATTTCTGTAATTATGATACATAATATCTGATGTATCATACAATGGAAGGAAGGGTAATAAATCCTAACTCACTTTTACATACCAGAATGCTATCAAATTGTCACCCCATTCAAAAAGCTGTGCTTGAATAACACTTGACATTATCACCAGATAGCCATAGAAGGaagtatccttttttttcccagtttgttGACACTGACAGTTTgaatggaaaagtaattttcatctctctttgCAGACCTTCTGTGCaccaaaagagagaaaaaaaaatatctcttttcaaTAAGCATCATTATTACATGATCAGTTCCACAATTATGGTCCTTGATGACCAGTCTTCTAAGAATATGTAGAATTATGGTGATGACAGCACTGTTACGCCATTGTCAAGATTTTAAGTGTATTCTCTAatcttatttttcccctttaggAACTActcaatttatttcattttggaatTCACATTGCCTCACGTGCCAATGCTCACTAGTGGTTGTCTGGTTTATCATTTCTAATTTCTCAAAAATGCCTATGGCTAGAAAGTCTGTGAGTGTGTAATAATTGTATGATGGGTATAGTGAGCATAATGTATTAAATATGACATCAGTTCCAGATAAAACATGCATTCCTGTACCCTTCTGTAATCTACAGTGGCATGTGCTGAGCTGTATTTTAATCTGTCTTTCAAGCAGACCAGATTGTTGTCATTTCCTCAGTCGCCATTGACATTTGAGAGATGTGAAGGACTTGAGGATCTCAGAGAACTGAGCAAGAGGTGTCAgagatttgaaaagaaatttgagCTTAAACTTGTGTCTCCAAATGGagcattttttttgcattcagaGCTCTGTGGGTGCAATTCAAACCACCATGATGACACAGGTGAAAGAAAAGTGTGGGAAAGGTAACTCATCTCCTTCCCTGCATATtgcttttctcttaaaaacGTGTCTTTGAGAATACTTCATGACCTTCAGCACTTGTTTTCAGTGAGGCCTATGTGGCTAGTACTGAACAGCCTTCAGGCACGTAAAGATGGATCATGTGAAAGGACAGAAACGTGGAGTCTGGGCTGAAATCTTGGAGCCTGTCTGTTTTTCCCTCCCATACTCAAGTCTGCTGGGCAGGTGACCCTTCTATCATACACAGAGTATAATCAAGGCATGTTTGCTGCTTCTTGCTGAGTTTTAGGGTGACTGGCTTGAGCCTTGAATTTGAGCCCATCATGGTAGACCTGATCATGCTGAGGCAGGTTACtgcaatatttttgttataCATTACTAATCAAATAAAATGATgagcttgcttttttttattcatgtaGGAGTCACTTTTAATTCCCAGctgtttcttctctgccttttaGCAACCTGAAGGCGTGAAGGAGAGACGAGAAAGAGAAAGATTGCATTTGAGAAAAAGCAAGTCTCATAAGAGAATGGAAGAGAAATCAGAGCCAAGGAGTGAACGAGAAGAAGCTGAAGGTTCAGAAGTACCTGCAAAACACAACGAAGAGTTTCCATCACAAGCAAGCATTCAGAAAGGATATTAATGCACAGGCAGCTAGAATGCATTGAGATAATCAATTTTAACTCTCCCCctgaagagcagagggagaattcttgttttgttttgactaGAAGAGGCCTGATAGCTAGAATAAACCCTAAGCtgtaaaacaaaagtaaaattcaaCTGCATCATTAACACCATGTTACTACCttcctttctttacttttgttGTTAGGAATGTGACCCTTGTCATAGGAGTATATCAGTAGCAAGATCCAAGTTAGCAATTAACCACCATAAGAGGGTTTCAGGGAAATTTAACATTGTGGCAGGACAGTGGTGGATGTGTTCATTTAAGAGAAGGCCACCATGAATGTATTATAGAGCCATGCAAAGTCATCCAAAGCcttatgtttctgttttaaCTAAAACCGGGCTTACTGGTaggtttgggaagaaaaaagtacaCATAAACAGCCAACTGCTTCCTGGCCCTGATGTTCACTTAGATTTGTCTTGAAAACATGTATCTTTTTGCTTTGACAGTCTTTCAACTCCAAATTTATGgactttttctcttcttcaccTCCCTGATGTCTcacttctctctgctttccctaTCGCTATGCAGTATGACTCTTGTTTCTCTGACATCCCTCAACCCTCTCCCATGTCCTCAGTCCCATTTCCCCAGTCACACAACTAGTTCATTCTCCCAGATTTAACCTCATCACCTTGCTTCTTTTGTGGCTTTCCCCCTCTCCATTTACTACTTTGTAGTCCTTTCTTGTAGCTACCAACCTTTTTTGCTGCATCTCTACTCATGCCTCATCAAAATTTGAGCTTTGCTGAAAGTTctccaggaaaaacagagatCTATCTCTCTTACTTCCATATAATCTCTTCAAGGGGTTGCTGAGGCACTGCaaccctttttcctttttttcttttcttgaactTGGGCCAAAC from Chiroxiphia lanceolata isolate bChiLan1 chromosome 2, bChiLan1.pri, whole genome shotgun sequence includes these protein-coding regions:
- the LNP1 gene encoding leukemia NUP98 fusion partner 1; amino-acid sequence: MEYDEDEDIFFAKWMSSFWGHNLIDENEKEGRGHKKRQTRFCNERRASLPAQLSSFHATRLHDSAKGSSSGHLKGSKEFQEDQDVKCHCHRKASRTASADSSGPDTRSNSIQEFAESFEKQLHLKSKRSVSLQPEGVKERRERERLHLRKSKSHKRMEEKSEPRSEREEAEGSEVPAKHNEEFPSQASIQKGY